Proteins encoded by one window of Paroedura picta isolate Pp20150507F chromosome 11, Ppicta_v3.0, whole genome shotgun sequence:
- the ALG2 gene encoding alpha-1,3/1,6-mannosyltransferase ALG2 encodes MMWPSGTGPRVRTRGVATHPGSAGAMAGGAAGGGPSVFFLHPDLGLGGAERLVVDAALALQARGCRVQIWTPRYDPARCFSDTRRLEVRTAGSWLPRSILGRGHALCAALRMLCLALHVLLLSGEEFDVFVCDQVSACIPVLRLARTRKKVLFYCHFPDQLLTKRESFLKSLYRAPLDWLEEYTTGMADCILVNSHFTATVFKETFKSLSHIDPDVLYPSLNVTLFDTIIPADVTSIVPNKKAVLFLSINRYERKKNLMLALEALHGLRGRLSAQEWGEVHLVLAGGYDKAVKENVEYYEELKCVAKRLNISEQVTFLRSFSDEQKIALLRNCTCVLYTPSNEHFGIVPLEAMYMQCPVIAVNSGGPLESVVNNVTGFLCNPLPNQFAEAMEKFVRDPALKRTMGTAGKARFIEKFSSEAFSEKLYQHVQNLIK; translated from the exons ATGATGTGGCCGTCGGGGACAGGGCCGCGCGTGCGCACGAGGGGCGTCGCCACGCATCCCGGAAGCGCGGGCGCCATGGCCGGcggggcggcggggggcggcCCGTCCGTTTTCTTCCTGCACCCGGACCTGGGCCTGGGCGGCGCGGAACGGCTCGTGGTGGACGCGGCGCTGGCGCTCCAAGCGCGCGGCTGCCGGGTGCAGATCTGGACGCCGCGCTACGACCCCGCGCGGTGCTTCTCGGACACGCGCCGGCTGGAGGTGCGGACGGCGGGCTCCTGGCTGCCGCGGAGCATCCTGGGACGGGGCCACGCGCTCTGCGCCGCTCTGCGCATGCTCTGCCTGGCGCTGCACGTGCTCCTGCTCAGCGGGGAGGAGTTCGACGTCTTCGTCTGCGACCAG GTATCTGCATGCATTCCAGTTCTCCGTCTAGCGCGGACGCGTAAGAAGGTTCTGTTTTACTGCCACTTCCCTGATCAGCTTTTGACCAAGAGGGAGTCTTTTTTGAAATCCCTCTACAGAGCTCCTCTAGACTGGTTGGAAGAGTATACAACTGGCATGGCGGACTGTATCCTGGTCAACAGCCATTTCACTGCGACCGTCTTCAAAGAGACATTCAAATCCTTGTCTCACATTGATCCAGATGTCTTGTACCCATCTTTGAATGTCACCCTGTTTGATACCATCATCCCTGCAGATGTGACCAGCATAGTTCCCAACAAGAAAGCAGTCTTGTTTCTTTCAATCAACCGGTACGAAAGGAAGAAAAATCTCATGTTGGCGTTGGAAGCTTTACATGGGCTCCGTGGAAGACTGAGTGCACAGGAATGGGGGGAGGTTCATCTGGTTTTGGCTGGTGGTTACGACAAAGCAGTTAAAGAAAATGTGGAGTATTATGAGGAATTGAAATGTGTTGCTAAAAGGCTGAATATCAGTGAACAGGTCACTTTCCTGAGGTCTTTTTCCGATGAACAGAAGATAGCTCTTCTTCGTAACTGCACCTGTGTCTTGTATACACCGAGCAATGAGCATTTTGGCATTGTTCCTTTAGAGGCGATGTATATGCAATGCCCAGTCATTGCAGTAAATTCAGGGGGGCCCTTGGAATCGGTCGTAAACAATGTGACAGGTTTCTTGTGCAATCCTCTCCCAAACCAGTTTGCAGAAGCCATGGAGAAATTTGTTAGAGACCCTGCTTTAAAAAGGACCATGGGCACTGCTGGGAAGGCCAGATTCATAGAGAAGTTTTCTTCTGAAGCATTCAGTGAAAAGCTATACCAACATGTTCAAAACTTAATAAAATGA
- the SEC61B gene encoding protein transport protein Sec61 subunit beta, whose amino-acid sequence MPGPNPSATSVGASGRSPSKAVAPRAAGSTVRQRKNASCGTRSAGRTTSAGTGGMWRFYTEDSPGLKVGPVPVLVMSLLFIASVFMLHIWGKYTRS is encoded by the exons ATG CCGGGCCCCAATCCCAGTGCGACGAGCGTGGGCGCCTCCGGCCGATCCCCCAGCAAGGCGGTGGCGCCGAGGGCCGCGGGATCCACCGTCCGGCAGAG AAAAAATGCTAGCTGTGGAACAAGGAGTGCAGGTCGTACAACATCTGCAGGCACAGGGGGGATGTGGAGATTTTATACAGAGGATTCTCCGGGCCTTAAAGT cgGTCCTGTTCCAGTTCTTGTAATGAGTCTTCTCTTTATTGCATCTGTATTCATGTTACATATCTGGGGCAAGTACACTCGCTCGTAA